In Triticum urartu cultivar G1812 chromosome 6, Tu2.1, whole genome shotgun sequence, the following proteins share a genomic window:
- the LOC125517077 gene encoding peptidyl-prolyl cis-trans isomerase-like: protein MEAGTNGDGNGACFPYDVLLGILRRLPCNAIAKSRRVCRAWRALVDAHNLLQLPTVFFDVTIGGAPAGRIVMRLFAKDVPKTAENFRALCTGEKGVGRRGKALHYRGSAFHRVIPGFMCQGGDFTMGNGLGGESIYGDKFPDEKFVRKHTPGMLSMANAGPNANGSQFFICTVPCPWLDGKHVVFGEVIVGMDVVRNIDKVGSRSGTCAKSVVIADSGQL, encoded by the coding sequence ATGGAGGCGGGGACCAACGGCGACGGCAATGGTGCGTGCTTCCCCTACGACGTGCTACTCGGCATCCTCCGCCGCCTCCCGTGCAACGCCATCGCCAAGTCCCGGCGCGTCTGCCGTGCGTGGCGCGCCCTCGTCGACGCCCACAACCTCCTCCAGCTCCCGACGGTGTTCTTCGACGTGACCATCGGCGGCGCCCCCGCAGGCCGCATCGTGATGAGGCTGTTCGCCAAGGACGTGCCCAAGACGGCGGAGAACTTCCGTGCTCTCTGCACCGGCGAGAAGGGCGTCGGCAGGAGAGGCAAGGCGCTGCACTACAGGGGCAGCGCGTTCCACCGCGTGATCCCAGGCTTTATGTGCCAGGGCGGCGACTTCACCATGGGCAACGGCCTCGGCGGCGAGTCCATCTACGGCGACAAGTTCCCCGACGAGAAGTTCGTCCGCAAGCACACGCCCGGGATGCTCTCCATGGCCAACGCGGGGCCCAATGCCAATGGCTCCCAGTTCTTCATCTGCACCGTACCCTGCCCGTGGCTCGACGGCAAGCACGTCGTCTTCGGTGAGGTCATCGTGGGCATGGACGTCGTCCGGAACATTGATAAGGTGGGCTCCCGCAGTGGCACGTGCGCCAAGTCCGTAGTCATCGCCGACTCCGGCCAGCTCTAG